In Candidatus Defluviilinea proxima, a single genomic region encodes these proteins:
- a CDS encoding 2'-5' RNA ligase family protein — protein sequence MKATFALLANSDVHNYIRKLSWDIHQKYRTGTRHAALPPHISLKQPFHVPDLRTLDEYMDELAGSLQPFDVTLTELQAVPMLFDGTEYGILWAAVEETETLRELHHRINKDLSQRFGDVSADFDGDKYRFHMSVMMCGHLMEICNKYQGEIEYSKINLSYTAHELAMFVYDEPTGPHGDQLCYKIRPLGR from the coding sequence ATGAAAGCGACTTTTGCATTACTCGCGAATTCAGACGTCCACAACTATATTCGGAAACTATCGTGGGATATCCACCAAAAATATCGTACGGGAACGCGTCACGCCGCCCTGCCGCCGCATATCTCATTGAAACAGCCTTTTCATGTTCCAGATCTCCGCACACTCGATGAGTACATGGATGAATTGGCAGGCTCCCTTCAACCTTTTGACGTTACCTTGACAGAGCTTCAAGCCGTTCCCATGCTCTTCGATGGAACCGAATATGGCATTCTCTGGGCGGCTGTGGAAGAGACGGAGACATTACGAGAACTGCATCACCGTATCAACAAGGACTTAAGCCAGCGTTTCGGAGACGTATCCGCAGATTTTGACGGGGACAAGTATCGTTTTCACATGAGTGTAATGATGTGTGGCCACCTGATGGAGATCTGTAACAAGTATCAGGGCGAGATCGAATACTCCAAAATCAACTTGAGCTACACTGCTCATGAACTCGCCATGTTCGTCTACGATGAACCAACAGGTCCGCATGGGGACCAGTTATGTTACAAGATTCGGCCATTGGGGAGGTGA
- a CDS encoding aldehyde dehydrogenase family protein, whose protein sequence is MAFKLTYATMFNPPEALHTGFDKAVAKLKANLGKEYGMIIDGKDVFAEDKFEDRSPVNTDWVLAVMQKGNASHAKMAIDAARRAFPAWSRTPWQTRVKLVRKASALIEKRIFELGAAMALEVGKNRMESLGDVQETADLMYWSAQMVEENKGFVKPMGKDPLVGYDSTNVSVLKPYGVWLVVSPFNFPFALSGGPTGAALVAGNTVVLKPATDTAWIVRLYAECLRDAGIPDGVFNFVTGPGSTLGQALVDSPEVDGVTFTGSFDVGMKMFRDFGSRNYVRPIILELGGKNPAIVSRNANLDDATTGIIRSAFGLQGQKCSAASRVIVEEPVYDALVAKLKAKADALVIGDPTDRNTYLGPVVNNSSYKDFKDFTEEINGAGGKFLTGGHVKTGGDFDKGYYCEPTLVTDLPFSHRLWQHEMFLPITTIGKVSNLAEAMEIANNVNYGLTAGFYGSAKETAWFFDNIEAGVTYANRPQGATTGAWPGFQPFGGWKGSGSSGKNGGGYYYVQLYMHEQIQTLIKPAPVKAAPKKAAKKVVKKVAKKTAKRK, encoded by the coding sequence ATGGCTTTCAAACTCACGTACGCCACAATGTTCAACCCACCCGAGGCATTGCACACGGGTTTCGACAAGGCAGTTGCGAAACTCAAGGCAAACTTAGGCAAGGAATACGGGATGATCATTGACGGCAAGGATGTCTTCGCAGAGGATAAATTCGAGGACCGCTCACCCGTGAACACCGATTGGGTACTGGCCGTCATGCAGAAAGGCAACGCATCGCACGCAAAGATGGCAATTGATGCGGCACGCAGGGCCTTCCCCGCATGGAGCCGCACACCATGGCAAACGCGTGTAAAGTTGGTACGCAAAGCATCGGCTTTGATCGAGAAGCGCATTTTCGAACTCGGCGCGGCGATGGCTTTGGAAGTGGGCAAGAACCGCATGGAATCGCTTGGCGATGTACAGGAAACTGCCGACCTGATGTATTGGTCTGCTCAAATGGTGGAGGAAAACAAAGGCTTCGTCAAACCGATGGGCAAAGACCCGCTCGTTGGATATGACTCGACAAACGTCTCTGTGCTCAAACCGTACGGTGTATGGCTTGTGGTCTCGCCGTTCAACTTCCCCTTCGCTCTGAGCGGAGGTCCCACCGGCGCCGCCCTTGTAGCTGGAAATACGGTCGTCCTTAAACCGGCAACGGATACAGCATGGATCGTGCGACTCTACGCTGAATGCTTGCGCGATGCCGGCATCCCTGACGGTGTCTTCAATTTTGTCACCGGCCCCGGCTCCACGCTTGGCCAGGCCCTTGTAGATAGCCCCGAAGTGGACGGCGTAACCTTCACCGGTTCATTCGATGTAGGCATGAAGATGTTCCGCGATTTCGGAAGCCGCAACTACGTACGCCCCATCATATTGGAACTTGGCGGCAAGAACCCTGCCATCGTTTCACGCAATGCCAATCTTGATGATGCCACTACTGGCATCATCCGTTCGGCGTTCGGTTTGCAGGGACAAAAATGCTCGGCCGCATCACGCGTCATTGTGGAAGAACCCGTCTACGATGCGTTGGTCGCCAAACTCAAAGCAAAGGCTGATGCCCTCGTTATCGGCGACCCAACCGACCGTAACACGTATCTCGGCCCTGTAGTCAACAACAGTTCCTACAAAGATTTCAAAGACTTCACTGAAGAGATCAATGGCGCAGGCGGCAAGTTCTTAACCGGCGGTCACGTGAAAACCGGCGGCGATTTCGATAAGGGGTATTACTGCGAGCCCACCCTCGTCACCGACCTGCCATTCAGTCATCGTTTGTGGCAACATGAAATGTTCCTGCCCATTACCACCATCGGCAAGGTGAGCAACCTCGCCGAAGCCATGGAGATCGCCAACAACGTGAACTATGGTCTCACCGCTGGCTTCTATGGTTCCGCAAAAGAAACCGCATGGTTCTTCGATAACATCGAAGCTGGCGTCACGTATGCCAATCGTCCGCAAGGCGCAACCACAGGCGCATGGCCGGGCTTCCAACCCTTCGGCGGCTGGAAAGGCTCCGGTTCAAGCGGCAAGAATGGCGGCGGTTATTACTACGTTCAACTCTACATGCACGAACAGATCCAAACATTGATCAAGCCTGCACCCGTGAAGGCAGCACCGAAAAAAGCAGCCAAAAAAGTTGTAAAGAAGGTTGCTAAAAAGACTGCCAAGCGTAAATAA
- a CDS encoding methyltransferase domain-containing protein — MPWNPDLYHKFQSQRAAPFYDLLAMVDVRPNLKVIDLGCGTGELTRQLADTLPNSHVTGLDSSTQMLDKAASFSTPNLVFQQGDQSTLTGKWDLIFSNAALQWSENHAELIPYLFDKLNPGGQLAVQIPSNHNHISHQIYRETAEEDMFKFILQGFQRYAPVLPIDDYSRILFDCGAEEINVFEKIYPHVLEDSDAVVEWISGTALVPYFERLGEHKDTFVEAIRKKMRMAMPDSPVFYPFRRILFSAKKPK; from the coding sequence ATGCCCTGGAACCCTGACCTATATCACAAATTCCAATCGCAACGCGCCGCTCCGTTTTATGACTTGCTCGCGATGGTGGATGTGCGCCCGAATCTCAAAGTCATTGACCTCGGATGTGGCACCGGTGAATTGACTCGCCAACTGGCGGATACACTTCCAAACAGTCATGTGACCGGTCTCGATAGCTCCACTCAAATGCTGGATAAAGCCGCTTCTTTTTCGACGCCAAATCTGGTCTTCCAACAAGGAGATCAATCCACGCTGACAGGTAAATGGGACCTCATCTTCAGCAACGCCGCATTGCAATGGAGCGAGAACCACGCGGAGCTGATCCCCTATCTCTTCGATAAACTCAACCCCGGCGGACAACTTGCCGTGCAAATTCCATCCAACCATAATCACATCTCGCACCAGATCTATCGTGAGACGGCCGAAGAGGATATGTTCAAATTCATCCTACAAGGCTTTCAACGCTATGCGCCTGTCCTCCCCATCGATGATTACTCTCGCATCCTGTTTGATTGCGGCGCGGAAGAGATCAACGTCTTCGAGAAGATCTATCCGCACGTTCTGGAGGATTCAGACGCAGTGGTAGAATGGATTTCAGGCACAGCACTGGTCCCATATTTTGAACGGCTTGGTGAACATAAGGATACATTCGTGGAAGCTATACGTAAGAAGATGCGTATGGCTATGCCGGATAGTCCCGTTTTCTACCCATTTCGCCGAATCTTATTCTCAGCAAAAAAACCAAAATAA
- a CDS encoding CoA transferase subunit A: protein MSKLTSLSEAISKYVNDGDTVYAAGFTHLIPFAAGHEIIRQGKKNLTLARATPDLIYDMMVAAGCAKEVVFSYMGNPGVGSLRIVRSAIEKGDLKWDEYSHFGMITRLQAGASGLPFLPMNQTGATDLERANPNIKRIPDPYGGKDVIVVPALNPDVAIVHVQRADANGNAHLWGIIGEQKEAAFAAKKVILTAEEIVDESVIRSDPNRTMIPGIVVSAVCHVPFACHPSYAQGYYDRDNEFYLAWDKVSESVDTVKAWLDEWVYGVKDREEYWNKLGKETHKRLEVQAQMSQPINYGKY, encoded by the coding sequence ATGAGTAAACTCACTTCGCTTTCCGAAGCTATTTCTAAATACGTGAATGATGGTGACACGGTCTATGCCGCGGGATTTACGCATCTCATTCCATTTGCGGCAGGGCATGAGATCATTCGTCAAGGCAAAAAGAATCTCACTCTCGCCCGCGCCACCCCAGATCTGATCTACGACATGATGGTCGCGGCAGGTTGCGCAAAGGAAGTGGTCTTCTCGTACATGGGGAACCCAGGAGTTGGGTCGTTGCGTATCGTCCGCTCGGCCATCGAAAAGGGTGACCTCAAATGGGACGAGTATTCTCACTTCGGCATGATCACTCGTTTACAAGCGGGCGCATCGGGCCTGCCCTTCCTCCCCATGAACCAGACCGGCGCTACTGACCTTGAGCGCGCCAACCCCAATATCAAACGAATCCCTGACCCATACGGCGGCAAGGACGTGATCGTTGTGCCTGCGCTCAATCCAGATGTGGCGATAGTCCACGTGCAAAGAGCAGACGCCAATGGCAATGCACATCTTTGGGGCATCATCGGCGAACAAAAGGAAGCCGCCTTCGCCGCAAAGAAAGTCATCCTTACGGCAGAAGAGATCGTGGACGAATCAGTCATCAGGTCTGACCCGAACCGCACAATGATACCGGGCATCGTCGTCAGCGCGGTATGTCATGTCCCGTTTGCGTGTCATCCGAGTTATGCACAAGGATATTACGATCGCGACAATGAGTTCTATCTCGCGTGGGATAAGGTCAGTGAATCGGTGGACACGGTCAAAGCCTGGTTGGACGAGTGGGTGTATGGTGTGAAAGACCGCGAAGAATATTGGAACAAACTTGGAAAAGAAACTCATAAACGGCTTGAAGTGCAAGCGCAAATGAGTCAGCCGATCAATTACGGGAAATATTGA
- a CDS encoding alpha/beta hydrolase, translated as MITPPLSEEKVIGVGHSIGAAVTLRATLRDPNKFRALVLIDPVLFVPSFMTMWHSIRLLGLGDRVHPLIAGAKKRRRFFDDLETVFKGYRNRNVFRYMSDESLRAYIEGITQKTKQGYELVYTPEWEVHIYRTSLFDYDIWRNLPKLEVPTLIIRGAETDTLLEDATRLIQRKQPSIKIEALPKSTHLLPLERPKEVFEIMQSFLKEVT; from the coding sequence GTGATTACACCTCCCCTCAGCGAGGAGAAAGTCATCGGAGTTGGTCATTCCATCGGAGCGGCTGTCACTTTGCGGGCCACGTTGCGTGACCCAAATAAGTTCCGTGCCTTGGTCTTGATCGACCCAGTGTTATTCGTTCCGTCATTTATGACGATGTGGCACAGCATCCGTTTGCTTGGGCTGGGAGACAGAGTCCACCCACTGATTGCAGGAGCGAAGAAACGCAGACGGTTCTTTGATGATCTTGAAACCGTCTTTAAAGGCTATCGCAATCGGAATGTATTCCGTTATATGAGCGACGAGAGTCTGCGAGCGTATATCGAAGGCATTACACAAAAAACAAAACAGGGATACGAACTGGTTTACACCCCTGAATGGGAAGTCCACATCTATCGTACAAGTTTGTTCGATTACGATATCTGGCGCAACCTTCCCAAACTCGAGGTGCCGACTCTCATCATCCGTGGCGCAGAGACAGACACATTGCTCGAAGATGCAACAAGGCTCATTCAACGGAAACAGCCTTCAATTAAGATTGAAGCGTTGCCCAAGTCCACCCATCTGCTTCCACTGGAACGTCCAAAAGAAGTGTTTGAGATCATGCAGTCGTTTCTAAAAGAGGTCACATGA
- a CDS encoding CoA-transferase subunit beta → MSEINYSSAELMIINAARLLRDGDVVFVGVGQPNLACNLAKRTHAPNLVMIYEAGVIGAEPERLPLSIGDPTLVSGSLSVVSMYDIFANYLQRGNVDVGFMGGAQIDKYGNINATVIGGYDHPKVRLPGSGGSQEIAAWANRCYIMTPHQKRRFPEKVEFMTSAGFINGKGDREKAGLHGGGMLAVVTDIGILEPYENGEMILTALHPGKTAEEAKANTGWDLKVAPEVKATEAVTENELRILREELDPTGIYLKSGG, encoded by the coding sequence ATGAGCGAAATCAATTATTCATCCGCCGAATTGATGATCATCAACGCCGCGCGTTTATTGCGCGATGGCGACGTAGTGTTCGTCGGTGTCGGGCAACCCAACCTTGCGTGCAATCTCGCCAAGCGGACTCACGCGCCCAATCTTGTGATGATCTACGAGGCAGGCGTGATCGGCGCGGAACCTGAGCGATTGCCGTTATCCATTGGCGACCCAACACTCGTAAGCGGATCGCTATCCGTGGTGAGCATGTACGATATTTTTGCCAACTATCTTCAACGCGGCAATGTGGATGTCGGTTTTATGGGCGGCGCGCAAATTGATAAATACGGCAATATCAACGCCACAGTAATCGGTGGATACGACCATCCCAAAGTACGATTACCCGGCTCGGGTGGTTCACAGGAGATCGCGGCATGGGCAAACCGCTGTTACATCATGACCCCACATCAAAAGCGACGTTTCCCTGAAAAAGTGGAATTTATGACATCGGCCGGATTCATCAATGGCAAAGGCGACCGTGAAAAAGCAGGCCTACACGGTGGAGGTATGCTAGCTGTTGTGACTGATATTGGAATTCTGGAACCTTACGAAAACGGTGAAATGATCCTCACGGCGCTACATCCCGGCAAGACAGCCGAAGAAGCGAAAGCCAACACAGGTTGGGATTTGAAAGTTGCCCCTGAAGTAAAAGCAACTGAAGCCGTCACCGAAAACGAATTGCGAATTCTGCGCGAAGAACTCGATCCAACAGGAATTTATTTGAAAAGCGGCGGATAG
- a CDS encoding glycosyltransferase family 39 protein produces MRRIAAPIFLLWLVTIIGAYYVVQKPDLISSFRGIVDTLWTFIVTAILLFNAYAIGKRVLYWTKTQLDEIERLLFGTGIGLGALGLLSLWISAAQIAKAPILFDIQFILGIFFLIKQDHQTLANDIKALSTRWRASFGQFNTLSKFAVALPFFLSFLLTLVPQFEAFDVPLYHLAQPAQILKDGGLRPFENLSFWFPNVTENVYLWALGMGSERAAQMLHLTWGTLAILLLWHWATQTWNVEIGRKTLLLAATIPSLPILASWAYADMALIFYALATLYAITFYESKNSTAWLHIAGIMAGFAMGVKYTSFTTPLACGLLILFWRRKNFKQAIAHAAQFSIIALAIAASWYIRNAVIMGNPFYPFVFGGRYWDSFHTEWYAGAGTGIGWNLLEIIKLPVIVTLGYRDETYFDGRMGPLFLALAPLAIWTLTKRTRQNLTQNLSLLTIGFFSALAFSAWTLGVINSSHLWQGRLLFPALIPFILPTALGWDTLRNLDTSKVRVSFLANTLIGVTIALTLFSNSMFVLRRNPLAVAFGIQTREQYIAKTSPSYAALIQIVDELPEGAHIYNLFEPRTYALPRFAQPDVINNNFPHDLHYYKTSEGLINYWKSQGYTHILINNTGAQLDTNDPNSTFTPTAKEVLREILNQLQLISHTPDNIYGIYKLPE; encoded by the coding sequence ATGAGACGTATTGCAGCGCCCATTTTTCTACTCTGGCTAGTTACCATTATTGGTGCATACTATGTCGTGCAGAAACCTGATTTAATATCCTCCTTCAGGGGTATCGTCGACACACTGTGGACATTCATTGTCACTGCAATTTTACTTTTCAATGCCTACGCTATAGGAAAAAGAGTCCTGTATTGGACAAAGACGCAACTCGACGAAATAGAGCGTCTCCTTTTCGGCACAGGTATTGGCTTAGGTGCGTTGGGACTACTCAGTCTGTGGATCTCCGCCGCACAAATCGCCAAAGCACCAATTCTTTTTGACATCCAATTTATATTGGGGATATTCTTTCTCATTAAGCAAGACCACCAAACATTAGCTAACGATATCAAAGCTCTCAGCACACGCTGGAGGGCATCCTTCGGACAATTCAACACGCTTTCAAAATTCGCTGTCGCGCTTCCATTTTTTCTTTCCTTCCTTCTTACACTTGTCCCTCAATTTGAAGCGTTCGATGTCCCACTCTATCATCTCGCACAACCTGCGCAAATTCTCAAAGATGGCGGACTCCGTCCTTTCGAAAATCTTTCCTTCTGGTTTCCCAACGTAACTGAAAATGTTTATCTCTGGGCTCTCGGCATGGGAAGTGAGCGCGCTGCGCAAATGCTCCATCTCACATGGGGCACACTCGCAATTCTTCTGTTGTGGCATTGGGCCACACAAACTTGGAACGTAGAAATCGGGAGAAAGACTCTCCTGCTCGCCGCCACCATTCCATCCCTGCCCATTCTTGCATCATGGGCCTATGCCGATATGGCACTGATCTTTTACGCACTCGCCACGCTGTATGCCATCACATTTTACGAATCAAAAAACTCAACCGCATGGCTTCACATCGCAGGGATCATGGCAGGGTTCGCAATGGGTGTCAAATACACATCCTTCACCACACCACTCGCGTGCGGGTTGTTGATCCTGTTTTGGCGTAGAAAAAACTTTAAGCAAGCAATCGCACATGCCGCTCAATTTAGCATCATCGCGCTTGCCATCGCCGCATCATGGTATATCCGCAATGCGGTCATCATGGGCAATCCATTTTATCCCTTCGTCTTCGGCGGCCGCTATTGGGACTCCTTTCACACCGAATGGTACGCAGGTGCAGGCACGGGCATTGGTTGGAACTTACTTGAGATCATTAAACTTCCTGTCATTGTTACATTGGGCTATCGGGATGAGACATATTTTGATGGACGCATGGGACCGCTCTTTTTGGCGCTTGCCCCACTCGCGATCTGGACTCTGACCAAGCGCACGCGTCAGAACTTAACACAAAACCTGTCTCTGCTTACGATTGGCTTTTTCTCAGCTTTAGCATTCTCCGCATGGACATTGGGCGTTATCAACTCATCACACCTCTGGCAGGGACGCTTACTCTTCCCTGCTTTAATCCCATTCATTCTCCCCACTGCGCTTGGCTGGGATACGTTACGAAACCTAGACACATCTAAAGTCCGTGTTAGTTTTCTTGCCAACACATTGATTGGTGTCACCATAGCATTAACTCTCTTTAGCAACAGCATGTTCGTTCTGCGCCGTAACCCATTGGCCGTTGCCTTCGGCATTCAAACCCGTGAACAATATATCGCAAAGACGAGTCCATCCTATGCCGCTCTTATACAAATTGTTGATGAACTTCCAGAAGGTGCGCACATCTACAATCTCTTCGAACCCCGCACCTACGCACTCCCCCGCTTCGCCCAACCTGATGTTATCAACAACAACTTTCCTCACGACCTACATTATTACAAAACATCCGAAGGCCTAATAAATTACTGGAAAAGCCAAGGCTATACACATATCCTTATTAACAATACCGGCGCCCAACTGGACACCAACGACCCAAACAGCACCTTTACCCCCACCGCCAAAGAAGTGCTTCGTGAAATATTAAATCAACTTCAGCTTATCAGTCATACGCCAGATAACATATACGGTATATACAAACTTCCCGAATAG
- a CDS encoding CPBP family intramembrane metalloprotease codes for MSQEITPIPERTIVQKIFISPDEPRLRAGWRLLLQTLLLILISIPLNLVAYALKLHEITGNLGFLVSQILELIILGSSIYIARRWLDKRSFESLGLKVNRQAWVDILTGIGITFIQMGFIYAVMLGLGWLSFTGFAWQFDSLNVVITSVLAFFVIFIFVGWNEELLSRGYHLQTLASGINLFWGVMISSAVFGLLHLGNPNATWVSAAGIFFAGIYLAYGYIRTKQLWLSIGLHIGWNFFEGVVFGFPVSGLDIYPLTRIQVTGPELWTGGAFGPEAGLIVLPSLIVGAVLIYWYTRGRESKEQ; via the coding sequence ATGTCACAAGAAATTACCCCAATTCCAGAAAGAACCATCGTCCAGAAAATCTTCATCTCACCTGATGAGCCGCGTCTACGCGCGGGCTGGAGGTTATTACTCCAAACTTTGCTTCTCATCTTGATTAGCATACCTCTTAATCTTGTCGCATACGCATTAAAGCTTCACGAAATCACCGGAAACTTAGGCTTTCTCGTCAGCCAGATTCTTGAGTTAATTATTCTGGGATCATCCATCTACATCGCCCGTCGCTGGCTTGATAAGAGATCTTTCGAAAGCCTGGGATTAAAAGTTAACCGTCAGGCATGGGTTGATATCCTCACAGGTATCGGTATCACTTTTATTCAAATGGGATTTATCTACGCCGTAATGTTGGGGCTTGGCTGGTTGAGCTTTACAGGGTTTGCATGGCAGTTTGATTCTCTCAATGTTGTAATCACCAGTGTATTGGCATTCTTCGTCATCTTCATCTTCGTCGGCTGGAACGAAGAACTGCTCTCACGTGGCTACCACCTACAGACTCTCGCCAGCGGCATCAATTTATTCTGGGGCGTTATGATCTCATCGGCTGTCTTTGGCCTGCTTCACCTCGGAAATCCCAATGCGACTTGGGTCAGCGCGGCGGGTATTTTCTTTGCAGGTATCTACCTTGCTTACGGGTACATCCGCACAAAACAACTCTGGCTTTCGATTGGACTTCATATTGGCTGGAATTTCTTCGAGGGTGTTGTTTTCGGTTTCCCCGTTTCAGGCTTGGACATCTACCCATTGACGCGGATTCAGGTCACAGGTCCAGAACTATGGACCGGTGGCGCATTTGGTCCCGAGGCAGGGCTGATCGTCCTACCTTCATTGATCGTAGGAGCGGTCCTGATCTATTGGTATACAAGAGGCCGAGAATCAAAAGAACAATGA
- a CDS encoding SGNH/GDSL hydrolase family protein, translated as MFSKTHVKLLPFLILLASLFFIPKMTTSSVQAAKSQTYDGGQSLGSVTEPIRSSAIHKSEDTELSMVVLPTSFSGSDLNTRRPEDWKSWNIVPSLSQRALLIYNQGLTIGNNPHAFSKVGDGEISAEWFLTEFDLGVEHYDLGPNIDLQTTVTYFSGSFGRQSQAARRGFNAQRVLDPSLADRKLCQTGESPLDCEIRIHRPSFALVSLGTNQVWQPAEFESGMRKIIETLMVHGVVPVLSTKADNLEGDNSINMIIARLAVEYDLPVWNFWLAVQPLPNHGLQKDHEHLTYFPNTFSSPQTMQFAWPVRNLSALQVLKSLLEDTQP; from the coding sequence ATGTTCTCAAAAACACATGTCAAGCTATTACCCTTTCTCATCTTGCTTGCTAGTTTGTTTTTTATCCCCAAAATGACGACATCGTCTGTTCAGGCGGCCAAGTCGCAAACATATGATGGAGGGCAGTCTCTCGGTAGTGTTACCGAACCGATACGCTCGTCTGCGATCCATAAATCGGAAGATACTGAATTGTCTATGGTTGTATTGCCTACATCGTTTTCAGGCTCTGATTTAAACACTCGTCGCCCTGAAGATTGGAAATCCTGGAATATTGTCCCTTCCTTGAGTCAAAGAGCGCTTTTGATCTATAACCAAGGATTGACGATTGGTAATAACCCCCATGCCTTCTCCAAAGTGGGCGATGGTGAGATTTCTGCTGAGTGGTTTCTGACTGAGTTTGACCTTGGTGTTGAGCATTATGATCTGGGCCCAAACATAGATTTACAAACAACAGTCACTTATTTTTCGGGCTCGTTTGGCAGGCAAAGTCAGGCGGCTCGTCGTGGTTTCAATGCGCAAAGAGTTTTGGATCCTTCCTTGGCGGATAGAAAGCTTTGTCAAACAGGGGAGTCGCCTCTTGATTGTGAGATACGGATACATCGCCCAAGCTTTGCTTTGGTTTCATTGGGTACAAATCAGGTGTGGCAACCTGCAGAGTTCGAGAGCGGGATGAGGAAAATCATTGAGACTTTAATGGTGCATGGCGTGGTCCCAGTGTTATCTACAAAGGCTGATAATCTTGAAGGTGACAACAGTATTAATATGATCATTGCCCGCCTTGCCGTGGAATATGATCTCCCGGTCTGGAATTTCTGGCTTGCTGTACAGCCTTTACCCAACCATGGTTTGCAGAAAGACCATGAACACCTTACCTATTTCCCGAATACTTTTAGCTCCCCCCAGACAATGCAGTTTGCCTGGCCTGTGCGGAATTTATCCGCTTTGCAGGTGCTGAAAAGTTTATTGGAGGATACACAACCGTGA
- the ahcY gene encoding adenosylhomocysteinase — protein sequence MSNYDIKDINQAEGGRRRMDWAENEMPVLRQIRERFKKEKPLKGLRVSACLHVTTETANLMVTLQDGGADIVLTASNPLSTQDDVAAALVNQFEIPTYAIKGEDNVTYYKHIRAALEHRPHMTMDDGADLVSSLFFIEMGRFEKLEPSLASWAKGLSAEERKTLLTNVVGGTEETTTGVIRLKAMEKDNILKFPVIAVNDALTKHLFDNRYGTGQSTIDGIIRATNVLLAGKNFVVAGYGWCGRGLASRARGMGAQVIVTEVDPMKALEAVMDGFQVMPMEDAAKIGDFFCTVTGDLNVIDGHHFEVMKSGAIVSNSGHFNVEINIPALAAMSKGKPELVRPFVDQYTTKDGRKINILGEGRLINLASAEGHPASVMDMSFANQALSAEYMAKNAKVLEKKVYSVPEDIDKEIARLKLQAMGVKIDTLTPEQVKYLGSWEEGT from the coding sequence ATGAGTAACTACGATATCAAAGACATCAATCAGGCTGAAGGCGGACGCCGCCGTATGGATTGGGCAGAGAACGAGATGCCCGTCCTGCGCCAGATCCGCGAGCGCTTCAAGAAAGAAAAGCCTCTCAAGGGTTTGCGCGTTTCAGCATGTTTGCATGTGACAACTGAGACTGCCAACCTGATGGTCACATTGCAAGATGGCGGTGCGGACATCGTCCTGACTGCCTCGAACCCGCTTTCCACACAGGATGATGTGGCCGCCGCGTTGGTGAATCAGTTCGAGATCCCCACCTACGCGATCAAGGGTGAAGACAACGTCACTTATTACAAGCACATCCGCGCCGCGTTGGAACACCGCCCGCACATGACGATGGACGATGGCGCCGACCTTGTGTCGTCCCTCTTCTTCATCGAAATGGGACGTTTCGAAAAACTTGAGCCTTCCCTCGCTTCATGGGCCAAAGGTCTTTCTGCTGAAGAGCGCAAGACTCTCCTCACCAACGTCGTTGGTGGCACCGAAGAGACCACCACGGGCGTTATCCGCCTCAAGGCCATGGAAAAGGATAACATCCTGAAGTTCCCCGTCATCGCTGTGAACGATGCGTTGACCAAGCACTTGTTCGATAATCGCTATGGCACGGGTCAATCCACCATCGACGGTATCATCCGCGCAACAAACGTCTTGTTGGCTGGAAAGAATTTTGTAGTGGCAGGCTACGGCTGGTGCGGACGCGGTCTCGCATCCCGCGCACGTGGCATGGGCGCGCAGGTCATCGTTACCGAAGTGGACCCGATGAAGGCGCTCGAAGCGGTCATGGATGGTTTCCAGGTGATGCCGATGGAAGATGCCGCCAAGATCGGCGATTTCTTCTGCACCGTCACCGGCGATCTGAACGTGATCGACGGCCATCACTTTGAAGTCATGAAGAGCGGCGCGATCGTTTCGAATTCTGGCCACTTCAATGTGGAAATCAACATCCCCGCGCTTGCGGCAATGAGCAAGGGCAAGCCCGAACTCGTCCGCCCGTTCGTAGATCAATACACCACCAAAGACGGACGCAAGATCAATATCCTCGGCGAAGGACGTCTCATCAACCTCGCCTCTGCCGAAGGGCATCCTGCTTCCGTTATGGACATGTCTTTCGCCAACCAAGCCTTATCCGCCGAATACATGGCGAAGAACGCAAAGGTTTTGGAGAAGAAGGTCTACTCCGTGCCCGAAGATATCGACAAGGAAATCGCCCGCCTCAAACTTCAGGCCATGGGCGTGAAGATCGATACCCTCACCCCGGAACAGGTCAAATACTTGGGTTCGTGGGAAGAAGGAACGTAA